CTTTCCCTTCACACCGAATCGATGCACTCCtcgagatggggaaactttCAGAAAAACTTTATTTCCCACATCGAAATGAATCTCCGTTCTTCTAGTATCTGCGTAGGACTTTTGACGATcttgggcctccttgattctcTGACGAATCTGTCGCACAGTAGAAATCATTTCTTCTACTGCTTCaggtccaagtacctttctttctcctacttcgtcccaatagagcggagatctacacttcttcccatacaaggcttcatatggcgccatgttaatagttgactggaaactattattataagcaaactcaattaagggcaaaacttgTTCCCATTGGGTCCCTTTGTCTAGCACAACAGTTCGGATCATATCTTCCAgaacttgtatagtcctttcagattgtccgtctgtttgaggatgaaaagctgtactaaaattcaatttagtacccaactccttctgcatgcttATCCAAAACCGTGAGGTAAATTTGGAATCTCTGTCGGATGTGATCGTCAACGGTACTCCATGCAGTCGTACTATCTCTCGAACatagatctgagctagcttgtcagatccataagtaatcgaGATAGGTACAAAATGGGCACTCTTTGTCAATCTATCAACAACTACCCAAATGGCTGTGTTACCTCTTTTCGACTTTGGCAACCCAGTGACAAAATCCAtagctatgtgatcccacttccactcgggaatctctaaTGGGTGTAGTTTGCCATAGGGTCTTTGGTGTAGTGCTTTTACTTGTTGACATGCCAAACATTTTTCTACGAAAGCTGctatctctctcttcattccttcccaccaaaaccgagttttcagatcttggtacatcttcgtgcttcctgggtgtgcggtgtagggagtgtcatgagcttcgctcaaaatttcattcttcaactcatctttgtcaggcacacacaatcttctttCGTATAAGATGGCATTGTCTGCCGCTTCTTGATAACTTTCCATTTTCTCAGTTCGAATCTTCACAcgcaatttctccattttctcatcttctcgCTGCGCCGCGATAATCTTTGATCGCAAATCCGGTGCAATACTCAATGTGGCCAATACAacctctgtcgtttgtggtggtaataTAACTTCTATTTTCATCCTCTCAAATTCTTTTATCAAGTCCTTTTCctgggtaaggagaaatcccaatTCTACTTGATTACTTCTACTCAAAGCGTCAGCTACAACATTAGCTTtcccagggtgataatttatcccaCAATCATAGTCTTTTACtaactcgagccatcttctctgtcgcatattgagatctttttgctcgaagaaatatttgagactcttgtgatcggtgtatatttcacaccgtactccataaagatgaTGTCTCCATATCTTCAATGCGTGCACCactgctgctaattctaaatcatgcgttggataattcatctcgtgtggtctaagttgtcgtgatgcataagctatcacttttccatcttgcataagtacacatcctagaccattctttgacgcatctgtgtagacagcgtactctttatctgcccttggaacagctagcactggagcagtggtgagtctcttcttcaattcctgaAAACTTCGCTCACACGTGTCAGTCCACTCATACTTGACatccttctttagcaggtgcgttattggcttagctatttttgaaaagccctcaatgaatcttcggtaataacctgctaaccctagaaaactgcgtatttcatgctgcgtagttggtgatctccattcttgtacagcttgtacttttgttggatctacctcaattccccttgcagaaacgatatggcccagaaaattgacttccttaagccaaaactcgcatttgctaaacttggcGTAAAGTTTCTCAGTTCGCAACTTTTCTAACACGATCCTtagatgttcttcatgttcctgtttacttctcgagtaaatcaagatatcatcgatgaagactaccacgaacttatctaagtattcaTGGAAAAcacggttcatgaggtccatgaacacggcaggggcattcgttagtccaaaaggcatcactataaactcatagtgtccatatcttgtacgaaatgccgttTTCGGAATATCCTCTGACCGTATTTtcaattgatggtatcccgatcttaaatcaatctttgaaaaagttTTCGCTCCCTGTAGTTGGTCGAACAGGTCATCTATCCGGGGCAACGGATACTTGTTTTTCAGCGTCACCTTATTCAACTCACGATAATCGATGCATAACCTCAAGCTGCCATCTTTTTTCttgacaaaaagaactggtgctccccatggggaaacactgggtcgaatgaaacccatgtccAACAATTCTTGCAATTGCAGCTTCAACTCCTGTAACTCTGCCGGTGCCATTCTATAAGGTGCTTTTGATATTGGCGCGGCTCCGTGCTCAAGGTCGATCGTGAACTCGAGTTGTCGAtcaggtggtaatcctggcaaggcttcaggaaaaacgtcttgGTACTCCCGCACGACTGATACGTCGTCGATGTTTGCCTTGGATTCCTTGTTTTGATTTAAGTATACAACGTAAGCAGTTGTATCATTCCTTTCCAAAAGCTTTTTGGCTTGTAGCGCTGAGATGATTGGCGTCTTTTTCCATTTCCTCTCAATGCCAATAAAAGAGGTAGACTCTTGGCCGGGAGGTTGAAATGATATGCGTCTATCCTTGCATTGAATCATCGcgtggttttcctctaaccaatccattcccaatatgatgtccaaatgccacataggcattaccctcaggtttctagccttaaGCTGTATTGATcccaacttaaattctaagttaggacacacaCGTGAAACCGTAAAAGTTCTGCCTATAGGAGTGGTTACCCTTAGATGTTGTGGAGCAGGTTCTACGTTCAGTTCTAACGTATCCACACACGGAatggagataaaagaatgcgaagctccagtatcaaacaataTTACTATGGGTACTCCTTTTAACTCACCCATACCTGCTAAATTTCCTTGATTCCCATCCTTTGCTTTCTGATCAATGGCAAACACTCTCTGGTGATGTCgctgattcgcctgcggggctagAGGTCGTCTTCCCGCCTGATGTGGTCGGTAAGCTTGTTGTTGGCGCTGTGGCGGTGGTAACGGTAGATGTCCTTCCATAGCCCTAAGCTGTGGCTGGAACTGTTTTGGTCGCCCTCCgcctccactttgctgacgattgggACATTGATTAGAATAATGTCCTGCCCTTCCACACGTATAGCAGTTGTTCGTTCCGATCTTGCATTCTCCCAAATGTAGCTTGTTACATTTCGGACAAGGTGGTATCCCTCGAGGTCCTTGTGGTGTTGCCGGAGGTCCAACATAAGGTCGCTTATCTCTGTTTTGAAAATGTGGTGGTGCATTCTGGTACTGCCATGGCTTTTTAAATTCTTGACTTCGGTCATCCCATTTCCTCTTTCCTTTCTGTCCCTGTCCTGGAAAAGGTTGATTTCCCCTTTGAGGGTTCGGGTTCGACTGAGGCACAGGAATTTGATTCGTCttttctggctgcattgccagttccataTCCAATGCTCGATTTAAAGCTTCAGCATATGACAGCGCACTCTGACTTGCCAAGACAACTCGTATCTCTTGTTTTAGTCCAGAGCAAAATAgctctgacatcttctcgtccgtatctactcgatatggtgcatatcgagccaaatcacAAAACAGACGATCGTACTCAGCGACTGTTTTGTTTCCCTGCCTCAGATTTACAAATTCCGTTTCCTTCTTCTTTCGATAGCTTCGCGGCACATATTTTTCACACAGCGCTATCTTAAATTGCTCCCAAGTTAGAGCAGCCATTTGTTCTGGGGTCATGGTTTTCTGcttcgcttcccaccagaaatccgcTGACCCTTTAAGCTGATACGACATACACATAAGACGCTCGAGATCATCACATCGCAGAAATCTAAAGATTCGCTCCATACTCCTTATCCATTCTTCAGTTTCCGCAGGATCTCCAGACCCATTAAAggtaggtggattttgcctcaaaaagagttcttctattcttctttctggctgtggagggggtggtggtggcgtaggttctcgttgttcctcctcttcttcttcttgatttctatatcttcttcttggcggcattcttaaaaagaaaacatacaTCAGCTCTTAAACTAGTTCTTATAAAACACCAATCTTAgggttcttactcaacatcatattacTTCTATAACATTACATCTCTTAGTGGAAATCTCTTTTTGTATTTAACATCATAAtatgaaaacataaaacaaaactcttatttataaaagaccctcaggtcatcatcatatatatatgaaaattgccTCTTACGAGGACTTTTACAAAATGGGATATATACAGCAAAAAGTCCCTAATACATACTATGACGCTCCATCAAAACAGGTCGTCATACGTACTAGGCATCTATATATGTCAGATACTGAGATACTGATATACTCACTATACTATGCATCTCTATCTATATACATCTATCTACATATAAGCATCTCCATCCCATCATCATATGTAGCTACTCTCACTCAAACCCATCCAGTCCCACCAAAGCCGTCTCCTGATACTCTACTTCCTGCATCATCTACTGTCATATCCCCTCTGGGCTCAACCTCCTCATCCTCCATAGGCTCAGTCTCCTCACTATCACCATCATCCTCTGTCTCATCCTCAACATCTGTGTCTACCATCGGGATAACAAACAGGTGGCTCCGGAATAGGCTCCCATACATCGACTCCATCAGCAGTGGTCCGACGTCGTAGTGGTCGGGTCTGTCCATGCCCCACTGTCATCTCTGGCGTCTCCTCGTCTGGGtcctcatcatcactatcaatcGGAATCGGACGAGACGGTCCCTCCTGTGCATCTCTGGATGGTGGGTATAGAATAGGATGCATGTAAAGCTGAAACTCAAAGGTGCCAGGCTCAGGTAGAGGAGTAACCCTCGGATAAGGGTCAAAAGGCACATACTCGGTCCAAGGCATCGGAGATGGAATAGGTGGTATAATCTCTGTAGGAGGTAATAACAATGGCGCTGTCGCTGGGGCCGGCTCCCAAAGAGGCAGATCAGCACTGGAAAAGGGTATCAGTGTCAAGTAATGAAATGGATCAAAATCCATATATGGCGATCCAGTCTGCAGAATACCCGACTCCGGAACAGCAGAATCCGGGACAATAGGCTCAAATGCAATGGCCTCATCAGGCACAAATGGCTCCGGAATATACGGAACCTCATCAACTGGGGGTGCAGGTAAGATCGGAAAAAGGATCTGTCGGAGGAGGGGGTGCATCATAAGGTGGTGGTGGGGGATCATCAAACACAAAGTAGCGGTGACTAATCGTTgctacaaaacccctaaaatctGCCCGCACAAAACGTCCAAACTCATCCCTAACGACACACTGCGGCACCAGTGAAGCCGCCCAATCCTGCCATCCAGGTGGTAACAGTGGAATCAAAAGGGTGATACCTGTCGCGTCATCAATCCCATATGCGGTAGTCTCTAGCCATCGTCTATGGTAGTGTGCTACAAACTCACCCAACGTGTCACCCTCCTGCGGCCTAATATCTCGGAACCATCGACACATCATCTCTTCTAAATGTCGTTGCATcctgaaataaaatttttaacttctatcacatcaaggataaagaacttacttgatatatctcaaacaatgacatactcaatctcgcttggtacggtggtgcattggctattctagcctcaatatttctccatttattccaaaaccactggctcacatcatattccatcacctcaagcagttccatccatcaaaacattacATATCTCATTAGTTCATCACTATCAATATTCATATTCGACATAAAAGCAGTACAATAATAACTCTTACCTcgataagccggaggagatggggcgcTGAGGTGTTGTTTTAGACTTACTCTCAATCTTACTCTCACTCTAGCCTAAGGATTCAAGGTAGTCTAGACTCAATCTCAAGGTAGGATTTAGTCTCATGAGTAAATGAGATCATAAGATTTACTCAACTCAAAGATAGTTGAAACCAATCATT
The DNA window shown above is from Salvia miltiorrhiza cultivar Shanhuang (shh) unplaced genomic scaffold, IMPLAD_Smil_shh fragScaff_scaffold_39, whole genome shotgun sequence and carries:
- the LOC131002946 gene encoding leucine-rich repeat extensin-like protein 1; protein product: MHPLLRQILFPILPAPPVDEVPYIPEPFVPDEAIAFEPIVPDSAVPESGILQTGSPYMDFDPFHYLTLIPFSSADLPLWEPAPATAPLLLPPTEIIPPIPSPMPWTEYVPFDPYPRVTPLPEPGTFEFQLYMHPILYPPSRDAQEGPSRPIPIDSDDEDPDEETPEMTVGHGQTRPLRRRTTADGVDVWEPIPEPPVCYPDGRHRC